The Saimiri boliviensis isolate mSaiBol1 chromosome 12, mSaiBol1.pri, whole genome shotgun sequence nucleotide sequence GGTTAGTAAAGCTGCCCTTGCCAACCCTTCCACTCCTCCCCTGCCTGTCCCAAGCCCCCACTCACCGCCTAAGTTGATGACGCAGGAAGCGATGATGATGAGGATTCCCCCCACCAGCGCCACGATGCTTAAGAGCTTGGCCACACGGCCCAGACGCTGGGCCCCATCCACGTCCCCCTGCTGCAGGCTGTTCCGGGACTGGGGTTAGGGTGAGGGGTGGAGGCACATGGCCAGGGTCAGGAGAAGCCAGCCCAGAAGGGATCAGGTGGAAAAGTCATCCAGAAGAGAGAGGCCAGCCCCATGGACGGAGGataagggaggaagggggagtgGGGGGGCgggtggaggaaggaggagaggaggggcagaggaaggaaggcacAGGTCAGCAAGGCTGTGTGACATGTGTGTCTCCATATCCCTCCCACCCAAAGGGGCAGGGCAGTGGTGGCTCACAGGGTTAGGTCCTAGGGAGAGGCAAACAAAGGCCCTGGAATTGGGGAGGTGGGATCCATgcaaagagaagggaggaaaggcaTGGTTACTCCTGGGCCTCTGTCCCAGCACTGGCGGGAAGCCGGGAGCCACAGCAGGCTTGGGCCAGGGTCCCATGGGGCTCACCATGACAGCATAAGCGAAGGCCACAATGTTGACAGGCCACATAGGGCAGAAGCAGGACAGGATGGCAAGGATGATGTAGTCCCGAGGTTTCTGGGTGCCTTCACCCCCCTCCACCCCAGGACCTGCCAGCTGGGAGCTGGGGTGGCGGCTCAGGCTACCTCGGGGAGATCCCGGATGCCCACTATGTGCTCTTCCCAGTCGATCCTCCTCAACCAGCTGCTGCAGTACTCGGGGGGGAGCCCCATTGGCTGGGGGGGATTTTTTGGACGGTGGTGAGTGAGGCTCAGGAGCTGGGCCCTCTTCCCCATCGCCAGCCTGCAGGGGCACCACTGCCCCATTCTCTTGCTTTTCCGCTACACTCTCAGACAGAATCTCAGGGGTGGGGTCTTCCTCGGTAGGGAGCTCCGGTTGAAGGTCTGGCTTGGGGGTGGGCTGGGAATCTGGCTGGGGGTCTGGCTGGGGAGCAGGCTCTGGGGCTGGCTCAGGTGGGGCTGCAGACTCAAGCCTGGACCCCTGGTCTTCAGTGGTCTCTTTGCTCACTTCTGGTTTGGACACTGTTTCTTGACATGGCTCTTTCGGGCTGCAGTTGGCCTTTGATTcccctcctgggctgaagctgaGGTCTGCGCCCTGGGCTGTTTCTGAGGCCCCAGCTGGGATCTCTGTGGTTTCTGGAGCCAGCCCAGCCTTGGGCCCTGAGTCCACAGGGGCTGCAGTGGTGTCTGGGCCTGGCTTCGAGGCCTCTGGCTGGTCTGAGACCCCTGCTAGGACCTGGGGAGGGCCAGTTTCAGCTTCAGAACGGCTAGGCCCTTCGCCTGGAACCTGGGGACTCTCCTCAACCCCCTTCATTTCCGAGACCTCAGAGCTAGTGGTTGCCATCTTGAaatgggagaggggagagaacCCCTACAGGGAGGATGGACTAGCAGAGACAGCCGAGAACCCTGGAAGAGGAGAAGACAGGCTTCgggtgaggagggaggagggcgcTCAGCACTGCAAGCCCAATGGGGCCACATTCCTGTCTCAGGGCCAGGCTTGCAATGCCTCTAGGGAAAGTAAGAAAAGTTGGGGTTTCCTTTGCCTTAGGGTGGGACATCCCTGGGGGTGGAGTGCTCCTACTCTAAGTCTTCCGCTTGGAGAGCCCTGGGGAAGATTAACCCTTTTGTAAACAGGACCTTCTCCATGGTCTCTCCCTGGGTCCATCCGACAAGATCCACACTCTCAGATCCCAGCCGATGCCCCAGCACCCCAAAATCAACGAGCTGTGCAAACACCCAACACTCCGACAGGCAGACTGGGCAGAGAACTCGACATTCGCATTCCACTCCCTCTGCATCCTCCCCTCCTCCCGGGGCGCCCAGGCGGTGCGGGTTTTCTAGCTGCGCGTTTAGGGCGAGGACGCCCCCGCCCCTCCCAGGATCTCCCCGAGGGAGCCTGACTTGGTTATCTCCTCCGGTCCCCTGTCAGCCCCTCTCCCGGGGCTTCCCTCGCCTTCGGTGGGTTGGCGCCTTCTCCCGATGGTTCAGCCCGCCCAGCACCACCACCAGCCCTCTAGACACCCGCATTCCCGTGCAGCCCGCCCGGCGTCGGCCGTCGGTCGGTCCACTCCTACCCGCAGCCTCAGTCTGCCCGGGTCTCACCTCGACGCCGGCCTCCGGACAACTCCCGCTGCCGCTGCTGGCTTTTACAGCAGCCGCAGCCCGGGAGGGAGCAAgtcagtgagggagggagggagggaggcggcgggtctccctcctctcccctcccttgtGCTCATCCCCTCCTCTCCGGTCCCCTCCCCTGCgctcctccgccgccgccgccgcgcgccGCCCCCGCCCCTCGCGAGCCTCCGGCCCCTCCCGCCAGCCCAAAGGAGCCACGCGTTACCCAGGCAACCGGCCCGGGGACCACTCgcgccccctccctgccccttcccaCGCGCGCCTCCAGGCGGGGCGGCCTCCTTCCTAAGTCCCCGGCCCCTCCCGTCAACGGTCACCGGGATTCCTGGAAGAGTCGGGGGTTTGGGGGAAAACGGAGAGGGTTCTGCGAGGATACGGGACCAGTGAGGCAGGCAGGACCGGGTGGAGGTGCCCCTACGAGGAGGACAAGGAAGATGGGGCAAGACGCGGGGAGGCTGCAGAAGCCGCGCAGGGTGGGGTTTCGAGAGAACGGAGCCTgcagaaagcagcagcagcaacggGCGCTGGAAGGCTCAAAAAAGGGGCCCTGGAAAGGACGAAGCGGGGACAGGAAAGGGAATTCCAaggggcagggcagaggctgcagggccggcctggaggagggggcagggcagAGGAGCCCGTGTAAACACGGGGTGGCCCACGCCCAGGATGAGGGACAGGTGCAGCATTCATTCTGAACCTGGCAACAGCCACAGAGCTTGGGACTCCTCAGCCTTTCCGCAGCCCCATCACCCACCGTTGCCTCAGGGCTGTGACGGGAGCAAGGAGGGATGCGGCTGGGGGCTGAGTAGTGGCCACGGGTGTGGACAGAGGGCGGCATTCCAGTCTTGCAGCTGTTTGGGTTTCTAACGGGGCCTCTTCAAACCTGCAGGGGCTATTCTGGGTTTGTCCCGATTGGGAATTCCCCAGAGACCTGGAACTTGCGATCCACAGCCTTGGGAGCCTTGGCCCCACCCTAAATGTGTGCTGCCGCCACTAGGGCTCCCCCTGGGGAAGGCGGACCCAGAACCCCACAGCCGCACAGGACAGAGCAAGGCTGGACTGACACCAGACCGGGGAGAAACccttgggggtgggggcagttgCTTGGTGAGGGCAATTCAATCAATCCAGAACCAGAAAcaggattttatttaaaatttattgtaatgGGGTCCGCGCAAAAGAAGGGGGCGGAGGGTGGGGTACATGCAGGGGACACAGGAACACGATGACATGGCCAGGGCCACAGCTTCTTCTGTCGTGGGGAAGAGGGATGAAAAGACAAGaccagggctggagctggggtggaagaggggagggggacaCTGGCTgcattcccccacccccaggaagcACCTCTAGGCCCTGGACCCCTCGCTCACCCTGGCCcctaaaactccatctctcctctGCCTCTGGCCCTCCTGGCTCCTCCTTCTGCTCCCCTGAACTTTTTTTGACAGATTCTCAAGTAGGACAATGTTCAGGGCCTGACCCCAAACTCCCTACCACCTTATGAAGGTACAACCTTTGCGGGCCCTGCTTCTGCCCCTCCTCAAACCTCACCGCTTTCCCTCTCTGGGACAGAAGCTCTgatctccctccttcctctcctccctccccatggaagaaaaaaaagaaaaaggaaaagaaagcaccAACTCCCCAGGGCGGGGCAGCAGACAGCAGGGGGAGAGGattggaaggagaggaagagaaccATTGAGGGAAGAGGCTCACAAGTCCCTGGGAGGACAGGGCACGGGCTTACAGAGAGGAGAGGGGGTACGGGCAGTGGCTGCTCCTGTCCTCTGCCACCCCTGCCCACTGTCCAGGGGACTTCAACACAACTGAGAGGACAGGTTTGTGTGGGGTCAGGTCTGATAGAAGAGAGGAGCAGGAGAAACAAATCGTTAAAACCTAGCGAATTCTCCTAAaacatttcttcctcctttccttccggAGGCTCCTCGGTTGGTGGGGAAGTAGTGAGGAGTTGGTGGGAAAAGAGCGGGGAGAGGAGCCTGCACCAAGGGACTCTGCTccattctcccctctcccccgCAACCAACTTGGAGCTCACCAGGGCTGGGAGGGAAGTGGCTGAGAGCTCACAGGCACCCCCTCTGCCCCCGAGAGGGAGCCCACAGCTGTGGGAGgagctgctactgctgctgccgcagctgctgccgccgctgctgctgccgctgccgccgccaTTGGACAAACCTCACCTGTACCTGCAGGAGAAACACCACGGATCACAGCGCAATCTGAATGGCAAGAGGCTTGCCCTCACCCCAGACCTGGGTTCCCAGCCTGCTTCCCCTGGGACACAGCCGTTGCTCACTTCCTATCTGGTCCCCAGAGGCCTCAGCCTGCCTCCTCACCCAGAGTTCTCAAGGGTATTCCCTGTGCCTGGAAGTCTCCCTAGCCTGAGTGGCACATGGGCATCCCTTGCCTTCCTGAGATCCCCTATTGGGCCCTTTGAGCCCCCTTGTCCCCCACACCCCCCATCCCGCCCCCTAGCCATGCCCCACGCCTTGCCTGGTGGGTGCGGGGTCCCCCTCAGCAGGTGGGCTGTGGCTGGGGGGCGTCTCCTGGGACAGGGGGGGCGGCCCCCCCCAGATGGGTCTGCATGTGGCCGGCCAGCTGGGCAGGGGTCTTGCAGTGCACGCTGCACAGCTTGCACAGGATGCGGTCAGCCCGCGGGGCCTGGAGCCCGTGGTCCTTCACCGCGTGGATGCGCAGGTATGCTGCCGTGGTGAAGCCTATTAGGGGGTGGATTGGGATGGGGCGGGGGTCAGCCCAGAGACGGAGACCCCAGAGACGGGGCTGATCTCCTAGGCGGGGGACGCCCTCCTCAGATGGCCCTGTCCTCCTCCCACAGCATCCTTGGTAGCCTGGGGCCAACTGCTCTGCTAGGGCTGGTGGGTACAGCCCCTCCCTGAGCCTGGGGCCTGGCTTGCTCGGTGCCTGCTTCTCAGCCTGGTTACCTACAGAGCTCACTCTTTATGGCCGAGAGACCTCTCCCAAGATGACAGGACACTGACTCCTAGCCACTTACAAGGTTGACCCTCAGCAGAGACGGCTGTGTCCCTTTCCCTCCAGtgccccttcccccctcccccaggtAGCCAGTGAGTCTGACTGAAGACAGCTTTCTCTGCTACCCGGGCAGGATGTGTGCTGGTAAAGCCAAGCCCGTGTATTCCACCTgccccaggagctggagacaagACCTTGTGGCTGCCTGGCAGAAACCTTGCCTTGTAACCCCTGGAGCTGGCTTCCCTGACTACTCCTTACCCAGAGCAGCCAAGTTCCACTCCCGTTCTCCCTACACACGCCCAGGAGGTTCAACCCCTCCGGTAGATCATCTCCTCCAgccaggacttctcagagcctaaCGACGCTCATTCAGGTGCCCCCCCTCTGCTGCTCCCTTGACCTCTTGGAGAACTCTAGACGCCACGAGCTCTTGACTACAGCACCCTTAATCTGTATCAGTGGCAGGGCGTCTGGCCAGGCGCCCACCCTCTGCCCCTGGCCCTCCCGGCAGCCCTCAGCATGTACCTTTGTTGCAGAGCTCACAGACATGGTGAGGGCCCTGGCTGTGCACCTTCATGTGGTCCGAAATATAAGCCGAGCTCAGCATCTTGCCACACACGTGACATGGCACCTTCTCCTCGTGTCGTACTGTGTGCGCCCGCAGCCGATCCTTCGTGGCGAAAGCTGCCTCACATTtctggggaggggggaggggcgTGGGGGGTGTCACAGGAGAGTTAAAGTTtcgggggctggggaggggggagCAAGAGGTTAAAGGAATCAGAGCCTTGGGGATCTTTGATCTGTAGGAAACGAGAGTGAGATGACGAGGCCTTGAAGGAGGAATGAGAAAATGGagtgaaaaggcaaaaagaagagagagaaaaagggggtCTGAGAGGCTGAACTCAGACAGCTACCATGAGGGTCAAAATCATGAAAAGCAGGACTGGAGGCGGCGGGCGTCCTACCTCACATTTGAAGGGCCGTTCTGTTGAGTGCACTTGTCTGACGTGACTGTTGAGGTGATCCGGCCTGGGGACACgttggggttggggttagggCAGAAGCGGTGAGCTCCAAATCCGCCAAACTGCACCGCAGGCCTTTCCGAGGATCCCTGCGCCTCCTCCCGGAGCCCGGGCCGTCACAGCGCCACTTCGGCAGGAAATCCCTCCCCTCCAGCCCGGCAGCCGAGGCCGCCTCCGCCGCCTCCACCGCCTCCTCCCACGAGAAGCTTCCGTCAACCCCAAGGCCCACCTCCTTGGCAAAGGACCACCCCCTGCTCCCTGGTAACCCGGAGAGGCTTCCTCCCTCCGCCCTGGGAGGGgctccccttccccagcctcagcAGCCACCTCCCTCCCCGCCAGCCACGGCCAGGCCACCTCTGTCGCGTCCCTCCCGCCCCACGGCCTAGTGGGCGGCCAAGGCCCCGTGCACACCGGGAGAAGCTCTTGCCACAGTGGGAGCAGTTGTAGGGCTTGTGTACAGCGCCGTCATGTGAGCGCACGTGGTAACTCATGCGGTCCTTGCGCTTGAAGCGCTGTTGGCACACCGGGCACTGGTAGGGCTTCTCGTCCGAGTGCGACAGCTTGTGTCGGTTCAGGTGGTAGACGTCGCGGAAGGCCTTGCCGCACATCTCGCAGGCGTGGTTCTTCCGGATGCGCTTCCCCGAGGCGGTCGTGGTCACCACGCCACCGGCGGCCACTGCGGCCGCGCCGCCGCCGGCCCCCgcttctccccctcccccgccgGCTCCGCTCAGCTGGGGCACGCTCAGGAGGCTCAGGGGCACCATGGTGGGCATCTTCATAGCACCCGAGGGGACCCGGCCGGCCTTGGCTCCCGTGTGGATGGCTTCGTGCCTCCGGAGGTTGTAGCCGTTCTTGAACTCCTTGGCGCACAGAGCGCAGATGTAGGGCCCCTTGCTCTTTGTCTTCTTCTCCAAGGCAGACGCGACTGGGGCCACGGCGACCGTCGAGGTTGGGGCTACGACGGCGGTGGCTGCCGCCGCGGCGATGGTGGCGGCGGAGGCGGGGGGCGCGGCCTCGGCCGCAGGCGCCGACACGGGTGGGGGTGGCGGAGGGGGCGCCGGGGGCTGCTTCAGGGCCGCTGTGTCCACCGTGGAGGCGGCGGCCGGAGCCGGGGGCGCGGCAGCGACGgcggcagcagcggcggcggcggccgcagCGGCCGCGGCGGACTCCTGGGCAGCGGCGAGCACGGGGAGCAAGTCCACCTGGAGGGGCTCGGCCGCCGGGGCCTGGGGCGTGGGCGGGGGCGCCGGCGCGGCCTGCGGAAACAAGGCGCCGAGTGGGCCGCGGGTGCGGGCGGGCGCCCCCCCGGCCCTGGCCGCCGCGGCGGGCCC carries:
- the PRRT2 gene encoding proline-rich transmembrane protein 2 isoform X1, coding for MATTSSEVSEMKGVEESPQVPGEGPSRSEAETGPPQVLAGVSDQPEASKPGPDTTAAPVDSGPKAGLAPETTEIPAGASETAQGADLSFSPGGESKANCSPKEPCQETVSKPEVSKETTEDQGSRLESAAPPEPAPEPAPQPDPQPDSQPTPKPDLQPELPTEEDPTPEILSESVAEKQENGAVVPLQAGDGEEGPAPEPHSPPSKKSPPANGAPPRVLQQLVEEDRLGRAHSGHPGSPRGSLSRHPSSQLAGPGVEGGEGTQKPRDYIILAILSCFCPMWPVNIVAFAYAVMSRNSLQQGDVDGAQRLGRVAKLLSIVALVGGILIIIASCVINLGGEWGLGTGRGGVEGLARAALLTPAPALSCLSSLPLLCRSLSPPTNLSFPLLSHSV
- the PRRT2 gene encoding proline-rich transmembrane protein 2 isoform X2, encoding MATTSSEVSEMKGVEESPQVPGEGPSRSEAETGPPQVLAGVSDQPEASKPGPDTTAAPVDSGPKAGLAPETTEIPAGASETAQGADLSFSPGGESKANCSPKEPCQETVSKPEVSKETTEDQGSRLESAAPPEPAPEPAPQPDPQPDSQPTPKPDLQPELPTEEDPTPEILSESVAEKQENGAVVPLQAGDGEEGPAPEPHSPPSKKSPPANGAPPRVLQQLVEEDRLGRAHSGHPGSPRGSLSRHPSSQLAGPGVEGGEGTQKPRDYIILAILSCFCPMWPVNIVAFAYAVMSRNSLQQGDVDGAQRLGRVAKLLSIVALVGGILIIIASCVINLGVYK
- the MAZ gene encoding myc-associated zinc finger protein isoform X2 — its product is MDPSNWSSFIFQGHAQNPLQVGAELQSRFFASQGCAQSPFQAAPAPPPTPQAPAAEPLQVDLLPVLAAAQESAAAAAAAAAAAAAVAAAPPAPAAASTVDTAALKQPPAPPPPPPPVSAPAAEAAPPASAATIAAAAATAVVAPTSTVAVAPVASALEKKTKSKGPYICALCAKEFKNGYNLRRHEAIHTGAKAGRVPSGAMKMPTMVPLSLLSVPQLSGAGGGGGEAGAGGGAAAVAAGGVVTTTASGKRIRKNHACEMCGKAFRDVYHLNRHKLSHSDEKPYQCPVCQQRFKRKDRMSYHVRSHDGAVHKPYNCSHCGKSFSRPDHLNSHVRQVHSTERPFKCEKCEAAFATKDRLRAHTVRHEEKVPCHVCGKMLSSAYISDHMKVHSQGPHHVCELCNKGTGEVCPMAAAAAAAAAAAAAAAAVAAPPTAVGSLSGAEGVPVSSQPLPSQPW
- the MAZ gene encoding myc-associated zinc finger protein isoform X4 — encoded protein: MFPVFPCTLLAPPFPVLGLDSRGVGGLMNSFPPPQGHAQNPLQVGAELQSRFFASQGCAQSPFQAAPAPPPTPQAPAAEPLQVDLLPVLAAAQESAAAAAAAAAAAAAVAAAPPAPAAASTVDTAALKQPPAPPPPPPPVSAPAAEAAPPASAATIAAAAATAVVAPTSTVAVAPVASALEKKTKSKGPYICALCAKEFKNGYNLRRHEAIHTGAKAGRVPSGAMKMPTMVPLSLLSVPQLSGAGGGGGEAGAGGGAAAVAAGGVVTTTASGKRIRKNHACEMCGKAFRDVYHLNRHKLSHSDEKPYQCPVCQQRFKRKDRMSYHVRSHDGAVHKPYNCSHCGKSFSRPDHLNSHVRQVHSTERPFKCEKCEAAFATKDRLRAHTVRHEEKVPCHVCGKMLSSAYISDHMKVHSQGPHHVCELCNKGTGEVCPMAAAAAAAAAAAAAAAAVAAPPTAVGSLSGAEGVPVSSQPLPSQPW
- the MAZ gene encoding myc-associated zinc finger protein isoform X3 is translated as MFPVFPCTLLAPPFPVLGLDSRGVGGLMNSFPPPQGHAQNPLQVGAELQSRFFASQGCAQSPFQAAPAPPPTPQAPAAEPLQVDLLPVLAAAQESAAAAAAAAAAAAAVAAAPPAPAAASTVDTAALKQPPAPPPPPPPVSAPAAEAAPPASAATIAAAAATAVVAPTSTVAVAPVASALEKKTKSKGPYICALCAKEFKNGYNLRRHEAIHTGAKAGRVPSGAMKMPTMVPLSLLSVPQLSGAGGGGGEAGAGGGAAAVAAGGVVTTTASGKRIRKNHACEMCGKAFRDVYHLNRHKLSHSDEKPYQCPVCQQRFKRKDRMSYHVRSHDGAVHKPYNCSHCGKSFSRPDHLNSHVRQVHSTERPFKCEKCEAAFATKDRLRAHTVRHEEKVPCHVCGKMLSSAYISDHMKVHSQGPHHVCELCNKGFTTAAYLRIHAVKDHGLQAPRADRILCKLCSVHCKTPAQLAGHMQTHLGGAAPPVPGDAPQPQPTC
- the MAZ gene encoding myc-associated zinc finger protein isoform X1 gives rise to the protein MDPSNWSSFIFQGHAQNPLQVGAELQSRFFASQGCAQSPFQAAPAPPPTPQAPAAEPLQVDLLPVLAAAQESAAAAAAAAAAAAAVAAAPPAPAAASTVDTAALKQPPAPPPPPPPVSAPAAEAAPPASAATIAAAAATAVVAPTSTVAVAPVASALEKKTKSKGPYICALCAKEFKNGYNLRRHEAIHTGAKAGRVPSGAMKMPTMVPLSLLSVPQLSGAGGGGGEAGAGGGAAAVAAGGVVTTTASGKRIRKNHACEMCGKAFRDVYHLNRHKLSHSDEKPYQCPVCQQRFKRKDRMSYHVRSHDGAVHKPYNCSHCGKSFSRPDHLNSHVRQVHSTERPFKCEKCEAAFATKDRLRAHTVRHEEKVPCHVCGKMLSSAYISDHMKVHSQGPHHVCELCNKGFTTAAYLRIHAVKDHGLQAPRADRILCKLCSVHCKTPAQLAGHMQTHLGGAAPPVPGDAPQPQPTC
- the MAZ gene encoding myc-associated zinc finger protein isoform X5, with product MFPVFPCTLLAPPFPVLGLDSRGVGGLMNSFPPPQGHAQNPLQVGAELQSRFFASQGCAQSPFQAAPAPPPTPQAPAAEPLQVDLLPVLAAAQESAAAAAAAAAAAAAVAAAPPAPAAASTVDTAALKQPPAPPPPPPPVSAPAAEAAPPASAATIAAAAATAVVAPTSTVAVAPVASALEKKTKSKGPYICALCAKEFKNGYNLRRHEAIHTGAKAGRVPSGAMKMPTMVPLSLLSVPQLSGAGGGGGEAGAGGGAAAVAAGGVVTTTASGKRIRKNHACEMCGKAFRDVYHLNRHKLSHSDEKPYQCPVCQQRFKRKDRMSYHVRSHDGAVHKPYNCSHCGKSFSRPDHLNSHVRQVHSTERPFKCEASSSHSRFLQIKDPQGSDSFNLLLPPPQPPKL